A DNA window from Citrobacter tructae contains the following coding sequences:
- a CDS encoding DUF3053 domain-containing protein, producing MATGKSCSRWFAPVLALLMVVGLSGCFDKEGDQRKAFVDFLQNTAMRSGERLPTLTADQKKQFGPFVSDYAILYGYSQQVNQAMDSGLRPVVDSVNAIRVPQDYVTQREPLRQANGALGVLGQQLQNAKLQADAAHGALKQSEDLKPVFDQVYSKVVTAPSEALLPLIPAAQIFTQQLVQVGDFIAQQDTQVSFVANGIQFPTSQQASQYNTLIGPLAAQHQAFNQAWTAAVNAAQ from the coding sequence ATGGCGACAGGTAAGTCCTGCTCTCGCTGGTTTGCGCCTGTTTTGGCGCTCTTAATGGTAGTTGGCCTGAGTGGGTGTTTTGATAAAGAAGGCGATCAACGCAAAGCGTTTGTCGATTTCCTGCAGAATACTGCAATGCGTAGCGGGGAGCGTTTACCGACGCTGACCGCCGATCAGAAAAAACAGTTTGGCCCGTTTGTCTCCGATTACGCGATTCTTTATGGCTATTCACAGCAGGTAAATCAGGCGATGGACTCCGGTCTGCGCCCGGTTGTTGATAGTGTAAATGCCATCCGTGTTCCTCAGGATTATGTGACTCAGCGTGAACCGCTGCGTCAGGCAAATGGTGCGCTGGGCGTGTTAGGACAACAACTGCAGAATGCGAAGCTGCAGGCAGATGCCGCACATGGTGCGCTGAAGCAAAGCGAAGATCTGAAGCCTGTCTTTGATCAGGTTTACAGCAAAGTCGTGACCGCACCTTCAGAGGCGTTACTGCCGCTGATTCCTGCCGCGCAAATCTTCACGCAGCAGCTGGTACAGGTGGGTGATTTTATCGCACAGCAGGATACGCAGGTGAGCTTTGTGGCGAACGGTATTCAGTTCCCGACATCACAACAGGCAAGTCAGTACAATACGCTGATTGGCCCGCTGGCAGCCCAGCATCAGGCATTTAATCAGGCCTGGACTGCTGCGGTAAACGCAGCCCAGTAA
- the ghrB gene encoding glyoxylate/hydroxypyruvate reductase GhrB produces the protein MKPSIILYKALPDDLLHRLEEHFSVTQVPNLRPETVAQHSQAFASAEGLLGSSETVNSALLEKMPRLRATSTISVGYDNFDVDALNARNVLLMHTPTVLTETVADTVMALVLSTARRVVEVAERVKVGEWTKSIGPDWFGTDVHHKTLGIVGMGRIGLALAQRAHFGFGMPILYNARRQHKEAEERFNARYCNLDTLLQESDFVCLILPLTEETHHLFSTEQFAKMKSSAIFINAGRGPVVDETALITALQSGEIHAAGLDVFEQEPLPVDSPLLSLPNVVAVPHIGSATHETRYNMAACAVDNLIDALQGNVEKNCVNPQVAG, from the coding sequence ATGAAGCCGTCCATTATTCTCTACAAAGCGTTACCTGACGATTTACTGCATCGCCTGGAAGAGCATTTTTCTGTGACTCAAGTACCTAACCTGCGACCGGAAACGGTCGCACAGCACTCGCAGGCCTTCGCCAGTGCGGAAGGTCTGCTGGGTTCCAGCGAAACCGTCAATAGCGCCCTGCTGGAGAAAATGCCCAGATTGCGTGCGACCTCAACGATCTCTGTAGGCTATGACAATTTCGATGTCGATGCGCTTAACGCACGCAACGTCCTGCTGATGCACACGCCAACCGTGCTGACCGAAACCGTGGCTGATACGGTGATGGCGCTGGTGTTAAGCACCGCTCGCCGCGTGGTTGAAGTGGCTGAACGTGTGAAAGTGGGAGAATGGACCAAAAGCATCGGACCGGATTGGTTTGGTACGGATGTGCACCACAAAACGCTGGGAATAGTCGGCATGGGCCGCATCGGTCTGGCGTTAGCACAACGCGCCCATTTCGGCTTTGGCATGCCTATTCTCTACAATGCACGCCGCCAGCATAAGGAAGCGGAAGAGCGCTTCAACGCGCGCTACTGCAATCTGGATACGCTGTTGCAGGAATCGGATTTTGTCTGTCTGATCCTGCCGTTAACGGAAGAGACTCATCATCTGTTTAGTACCGAGCAGTTTGCCAAAATGAAGTCCTCCGCCATTTTCATTAACGCCGGACGTGGCCCGGTCGTGGATGAAACCGCGCTGATTACCGCGCTGCAAAGCGGGGAAATTCATGCCGCCGGTCTGGATGTGTTTGAACAGGAACCGCTGCCAGTGGACTCACCGCTGTTGTCGCTGCCAAACGTGGTGGCAGTACCGCATATTGGTTCAGCAACCCATGAAACGCGCTACAATATGGCGGCCTGTGCGGTGGATAACTTAATTGATGCGCTGCAAGGGAACGTCGAGAAGAACTGCGTGAACCCGCAGGTGGCAGGATAA
- a CDS encoding MFS transporter: protein MNSSTNAAKRWWYIMPIVFITYSLAYLDRANFSFASAAGINEDLGITKGISSLLGALFFLGYFFFQIPGAIYAERRSVRKLIFICLILWGGCASLTGMVSNIPMLAAIRFILGVVEAAVMPAMLIYISNWFTKSERSRANTFLILGNPVTVLWMSVVSGYLIQALGWREMFIIEGFPAVIWAFCWWVLVKDKPSQVGWLTEAEKSALQAQLEKEQQGIKAVRNYGEAFRSRNVILLCMQYFAWSIGVYGFVLWLPSIIRSGGENLGMVEVGWLSSVPYLAATVAMILASWASDKLQNRKLFVWPLLLIAACAFIGSWAVGADHFWVSYTLLVIAGAAMYAPYGPFFAIIPEMLPRNVAGGAMALINSMGALGSFFGSWFVGYLNGTTGSPSASYIFMGVALFVSVWLTLIVKPANNTQIPVGARPA from the coding sequence ATGAATAGCTCAACCAATGCAGCAAAACGCTGGTGGTACATCATGCCGATCGTGTTTATCACGTATAGTCTGGCGTACCTCGACCGTGCGAACTTCAGTTTCGCCTCCGCCGCAGGCATTAACGAGGATCTCGGCATTACAAAAGGGATCTCTTCCCTGCTGGGCGCACTGTTTTTCCTCGGCTATTTCTTCTTCCAGATCCCCGGTGCGATTTACGCTGAGCGTCGCAGCGTACGAAAACTGATTTTTATCTGCTTGATTCTGTGGGGCGGTTGCGCATCATTGACTGGCATGGTCAGTAATATTCCCATGCTCGCCGCCATTCGCTTTATTCTCGGTGTCGTAGAAGCTGCCGTCATGCCCGCAATGCTGATTTATATCAGCAACTGGTTTACCAAATCTGAGCGTTCACGCGCCAACACCTTCCTGATCCTTGGCAACCCGGTCACCGTGCTGTGGATGTCAGTCGTTTCCGGTTATCTGATTCAGGCGCTTGGCTGGCGTGAAATGTTCATCATTGAGGGCTTTCCGGCTGTCATCTGGGCGTTCTGCTGGTGGGTACTGGTCAAAGATAAACCGTCCCAGGTGGGCTGGCTGACGGAAGCCGAAAAAAGCGCGCTGCAGGCACAACTGGAAAAGGAGCAGCAGGGCATTAAGGCTGTACGTAACTACGGTGAGGCTTTCCGCTCACGCAATGTGATCCTGTTATGTATGCAGTACTTTGCCTGGAGTATTGGCGTCTACGGTTTTGTGTTGTGGCTACCGTCCATCATCCGCAGCGGCGGCGAAAATCTGGGTATGGTGGAAGTGGGCTGGCTTTCCTCGGTCCCGTATCTGGCTGCGACTGTAGCTATGATCCTGGCCTCTTGGGCTTCCGATAAGCTGCAAAACCGTAAACTGTTTGTCTGGCCGCTGTTACTGATCGCCGCTTGCGCCTTTATCGGCTCCTGGGCCGTTGGCGCAGACCACTTCTGGGTTTCTTACACCTTGTTGGTGATTGCGGGTGCGGCAATGTACGCCCCTTATGGTCCTTTCTTTGCCATCATTCCTGAAATGCTGCCGCGTAACGTCGCTGGGGGCGCCATGGCGCTAATCAACAGTATGGGCGCGCTAGGCTCATTCTTTGGTTCCTGGTTTGTCGGCTACCTCAATGGCACCACCGGCAGCCCGTCCGCCTCGTACATTTTTATGGGGGTAGCGCTTTTTGTCTCAGTGTGGCTAACTTTAATTGTTAAGCCTGCTAATAATACCCAAATTCCGGTTGGCGCACGCCCCGCTTAA
- a CDS encoding sugar kinase, translated as MKNSLDVVTIGEAMAMFVATQTGELADVEPFIKRVAGAELNVATGLARLGLKVGWVSRVGNDSFGRFIVKSLEKEGIDAQGVTRDGRYATGFQLKSKVENGTDPIVEYFRKGSAASHLSVEDYHDGYFSSARHLHLSGVAAALSASSYELLAHAARTMKAQGKTISFDPNLRPVLWKSEAEMVEKLNRLAFQADWVLPGLKEGMILTGQQTPEAIADFYLRHGVKAVIIKTGADGAWYKSNSGEQGCVAPVKVDNVVDTVGAGDGFAVGIISALLEGCSLHQAVTRGNKIGALAIQVQGDSEGLPTREQLGE; from the coding sequence ATGAAAAATTCACTGGATGTCGTCACCATTGGTGAGGCGATGGCGATGTTTGTCGCCACGCAAACCGGCGAGCTGGCAGATGTGGAGCCGTTTATCAAACGCGTCGCGGGCGCGGAACTCAACGTGGCGACCGGCCTTGCTCGTCTGGGCCTGAAGGTCGGCTGGGTGAGCCGCGTAGGTAACGACAGCTTTGGCCGTTTTATCGTTAAGTCGCTGGAAAAAGAAGGGATTGATGCGCAGGGAGTTACCCGGGACGGGCGCTACGCTACGGGCTTTCAGCTTAAATCTAAAGTCGAAAATGGAACCGATCCCATTGTGGAGTATTTTCGCAAAGGCTCTGCCGCCAGCCATCTCAGCGTTGAGGATTATCACGACGGATACTTTTCCAGCGCGCGCCATCTGCACCTGAGCGGCGTTGCCGCCGCGCTGTCTGCCAGTTCATATGAACTACTGGCACATGCCGCCCGCACCATGAAAGCCCAGGGCAAGACTATCTCGTTCGATCCAAATTTGCGACCGGTGTTGTGGAAAAGCGAAGCCGAGATGGTGGAGAAACTCAACCGGCTGGCATTCCAGGCTGATTGGGTATTACCAGGGTTAAAAGAAGGCATGATTTTAACCGGACAGCAAACACCAGAAGCCATCGCAGACTTTTATCTGCGCCACGGCGTGAAGGCGGTGATCATCAAAACCGGGGCTGATGGTGCCTGGTATAAAAGCAACAGCGGTGAGCAGGGTTGCGTTGCACCGGTGAAAGTCGACAACGTGGTCGACACGGTCGGCGCAGGCGACGGCTTTGCCGTTGGCATCATCAGCGCCCTGCTGGAAGGTTGCTCTCTGCATCAGGCGGTGACCCGAGGCAACAAAATTGGCGCACTAGCCATTCAGGTTCAGGGCGACAGCGAAGGATTACCCACACGTGAACAACTAGGGGAATAA
- a CDS encoding sugar phosphate isomerase/epimerase family protein, whose translation MKRKIMVVTAAYGYDQVRAAGGQTAMLPVIAEAGADGVEIRREMLTNAELKTLPTMASAIEIFGLLACYSAPEPLFLEDGNLNPRLPELLLEAQALQALWLKVSLGHFSHSGQFDVLREWLDNSGMELVVENDQTPCGRLQLMQRFNEACQTQNLPISLTFDMGNWLWVGDSPEEAAQHLAPAVGYIHVKATAPHRDSYRAVPPDQAEPRWLALLDKLPADVPRGIEFPLEGQDLTAVTRHYVDLLRKE comes from the coding sequence ATGAAAAGAAAAATTATGGTGGTCACCGCCGCCTATGGCTACGACCAGGTACGTGCTGCTGGTGGGCAAACCGCCATGCTGCCCGTCATTGCTGAAGCTGGTGCAGACGGCGTCGAAATTCGCCGCGAGATGCTGACCAACGCCGAGTTAAAAACGCTGCCAACGATGGCCTCCGCCATTGAAATTTTCGGTCTGCTGGCCTGCTACTCAGCCCCGGAACCACTGTTCCTCGAAGATGGCAATCTTAATCCTCGCCTCCCAGAGTTACTCCTGGAAGCGCAAGCCCTGCAGGCGCTGTGGTTAAAAGTCTCCCTCGGCCATTTTTCCCATAGCGGACAGTTTGACGTTTTGCGTGAATGGTTGGACAACAGCGGAATGGAACTGGTTGTCGAAAACGATCAAACGCCCTGCGGCCGTCTGCAACTGATGCAGCGCTTTAACGAGGCCTGTCAGACACAGAACCTGCCAATATCCCTGACCTTCGATATGGGTAACTGGCTGTGGGTTGGAGACTCTCCGGAAGAGGCAGCACAGCACCTGGCCCCAGCCGTTGGATATATTCATGTAAAAGCCACCGCACCGCATCGCGACAGTTACCGTGCCGTGCCTCCTGATCAAGCGGAGCCACGCTGGCTGGCGCTGTTAGACAAACTGCCCGCAGATGTTCCACGTGGCATTGAGTTCCCCCTGGAAGGGCAAGATTTGACGGCGGTGACCCGTCACTACGTCGATCTGTTACGGAAGGAGTAA
- a CDS encoding substrate-binding domain-containing protein, which produces MSKSTRATISDVAKAAKTGKTSISRYLNGEKHLLSDALLARIEHAIADLDYRPSLMARGLKHGRTRLIGLIIADITNPYSVNVLSGIEAACREKGFTPLVCNTNNEVDQEQHYLDLLRSYQVEGIVVNAVGMREEGLNRLQQSALPMVLIDRKIPDFACDMVGLDNTQAATVATEHLLEQGFEAILFLSEPLGMVNTRRERLSAFRATLAQYPGVIAENAEVPLTDNTQLDATLRQFHQQHRGMRKAIISANGALTLQVARSLKRIGLNWGSDIGLLGFDELEWAELAGVGITTLKQPTWQIGYTAVEQVVRRIDGGSDAIQEQVFSGELIVRGSTAR; this is translated from the coding sequence ATGAGCAAATCAACACGTGCCACCATCAGCGACGTGGCAAAAGCCGCAAAAACGGGTAAGACCAGCATTTCACGCTACCTCAACGGTGAAAAGCATCTGCTCTCCGACGCGCTGCTGGCCCGCATTGAACACGCCATTGCCGATCTCGACTATCGCCCCAGCCTGATGGCGCGAGGCCTGAAACACGGTCGCACCCGCCTGATTGGCCTGATAATCGCCGATATTACCAATCCTTACTCCGTCAATGTGCTAAGCGGTATCGAAGCCGCCTGTCGAGAAAAAGGCTTTACCCCACTGGTTTGTAACACCAACAACGAGGTGGACCAGGAGCAGCATTATCTCGACCTGCTGCGCAGCTACCAGGTGGAGGGGATTGTGGTGAACGCCGTTGGCATGCGCGAAGAAGGGCTGAACCGCCTGCAACAGTCTGCACTGCCGATGGTACTGATTGACCGTAAGATCCCGGATTTCGCCTGTGATATGGTCGGTCTGGATAATACTCAGGCAGCGACGGTTGCCACTGAACACCTGCTTGAACAAGGGTTTGAAGCTATTCTGTTCCTCAGCGAGCCGTTGGGTATGGTAAATACCCGCCGCGAGCGTCTGAGTGCTTTTCGCGCCACGCTGGCGCAATATCCTGGCGTTATCGCCGAAAATGCTGAGGTTCCACTGACGGACAATACGCAACTGGACGCCACCCTGCGCCAGTTTCATCAGCAGCATCGGGGAATGCGTAAAGCCATTATTTCTGCCAACGGTGCGCTCACGCTGCAGGTAGCCCGCTCACTGAAACGTATTGGCCTCAACTGGGGCAGTGACATCGGCCTGCTCGGTTTTGACGAGCTGGAATGGGCCGAGCTGGCAGGCGTCGGTATCACCACATTAAAGCAACCCACATGGCAGATTGGCTACACCGCCGTTGAGCAGGTTGTACGCCGGATCGATGGCGGCTCAGATGCCATTCAGGAACAGGTTTTCTCTGGCGAATTGATCGTTCGCGGCTCTACCGCCCGCTAA
- a CDS encoding OmpA family lipoprotein, whose protein sequence is MKKRVFVIAAIVSGALAVSGCTTNPYTGEREAGKSGMGAGIGSLVGAGIGALSSSKKDRGKGALIGAAAGAAVGGGIGYYMDVQEAKLREKMQGTGVSVTRSGDNIILNMPNNVTFDSSSANLKPAGANTLTGVAMVLKEYNKTAVNVLGFTDSTGSQDLNMRLSQQRADSVASSLITQGVEANRIRTRGMGPANPIASNSTAEGKAQNRRVEITLSPIQ, encoded by the coding sequence ATGAAGAAACGTGTATTTGTGATTGCTGCCATCGTGAGCGGCGCCCTGGCGGTTTCCGGTTGCACCACAAACCCGTATACCGGTGAGCGCGAAGCGGGTAAATCCGGCATGGGTGCGGGTATTGGTTCGCTGGTAGGCGCAGGTATTGGCGCTCTCTCCTCGTCGAAGAAAGATCGCGGCAAAGGTGCGCTGATTGGCGCTGCCGCAGGGGCTGCCGTTGGCGGCGGTATCGGTTACTACATGGACGTGCAGGAAGCAAAACTGCGTGAAAAAATGCAGGGAACCGGCGTGAGCGTGACGCGCAGTGGCGATAACATCATTCTGAATATGCCAAACAACGTCACCTTCGACAGCAGCAGTGCCAATCTGAAACCAGCCGGTGCAAACACCCTGACCGGCGTGGCAATGGTGCTTAAAGAGTACAACAAAACCGCAGTCAACGTGTTGGGCTTCACCGACAGCACGGGTAGCCAGGATCTGAATATGCGTCTGTCACAGCAGCGCGCAGATTCCGTCGCCAGCTCGCTGATCACTCAGGGTGTGGAAGCCAACCGTATCCGCACCCGCGGAATGGGCCCGGCAAATCCGATCGCCAGCAACAGCACTGCGGAAGGGAAAGCGCAGAACCGTCGCGTAGAGATCACCTTAAGCCCGATTCAGTAA
- a CDS encoding molybdopterin guanine dinucleotide-containing S/N-oxide reductase produces MANSPAHYSVLTAAHWGPILVETDGDTVFSSRGALPTSQPNSLQSVVRDQVHSKTRVRFPMVRKGFLASPENPQGVRGQDEFVRVSWDEALNLIHTQHKRIRESYGPASIFAGSYGWRSNGVLHKAATLLQRYMALAGGYTGHLGDYSTGAAQAIMPYVVGGNEVYQQQTSWPVVLEHSDVVVLWSANPLNTLKIAWNASDEQGLKYFEALRNSGKRLICIDPMRSESVDFFGDKMEWIAPHMGTDVALMLGIAHTLVENGWHDEAFLARCTTGYDRFADYLLGKSDDIAKTAEWAAEICGIPATKIRELAAIFHQNTTMLMAGWGMQRQQYGEQKHWMIVTLAAMIGQIGTPGGGFGLSYHFANGGNPTRRAAVLASMQGSVKGGTDAVDKIPVARIVEALENPDGFYQHNGMDRHFPDIRMLWWAGGANFTHHQDTNRLIRAWQKPELVVISECFWTAAAKHADIVLPATTSFERNDLTMTGDYSNQHLVPMKQVVPPQDEARNDFDVFAELSERWEEGGYERFTEGKNEMEWLETFYNIAGQRGASQQVTLPPFTTFWQANQLIEMPENSANAQFIRFADFRRDPQAHPLKTDSGKIEIFSQKIAGYGYADCAGHPMWLEPEEWFGNAEPEQLQVLSAHPAHRLHSQLNYSALREQYAVADREPVTIHPLDAKARGIAEGDTVRVWNHRGQILAGAVVTAGIKAGVICIHEGAWPDLDPSAGGICKNGAVNVLTCDLPSSRLGNGCAGNTALAWLEKYTGPALTLTAFDPPASS; encoded by the coding sequence TTGGCTAATTCACCCGCACATTACTCGGTATTAACCGCCGCCCACTGGGGGCCTATTCTTGTTGAAACTGATGGCGACACCGTTTTCTCCTCTCGTGGGGCTCTACCCACCTCACAACCCAACTCGTTACAAAGCGTGGTGCGCGACCAGGTACACAGTAAAACGCGGGTGCGTTTCCCGATGGTGCGTAAAGGCTTTCTCGCCTCGCCGGAGAACCCGCAGGGCGTGCGCGGGCAAGATGAATTTGTTCGCGTGAGCTGGGATGAGGCGCTGAATCTGATCCATACGCAGCATAAACGCATTCGCGAAAGCTACGGTCCGGCCTCAATTTTTGCCGGTTCATACGGCTGGCGTTCGAACGGCGTGTTACACAAAGCTGCGACCTTGCTGCAGCGTTATATGGCGTTAGCGGGGGGTTATACCGGCCATCTGGGGGATTATTCAACGGGAGCAGCGCAGGCCATCATGCCGTACGTAGTGGGCGGGAACGAAGTCTATCAGCAGCAGACCAGTTGGCCCGTGGTGCTGGAACACAGCGACGTGGTGGTGTTATGGAGTGCTAATCCGCTCAATACCTTGAAGATTGCCTGGAATGCCTCCGACGAACAGGGACTAAAGTACTTCGAAGCCTTGCGAAACAGTGGAAAACGGTTGATCTGCATCGATCCAATGCGATCGGAGAGCGTCGATTTCTTTGGTGACAAGATGGAGTGGATCGCCCCGCACATGGGAACCGATGTTGCCCTGATGCTCGGTATTGCCCATACGCTGGTGGAAAACGGCTGGCACGACGAGGCGTTTCTTGCCCGCTGTACCACAGGCTATGATCGGTTTGCCGACTATCTGCTGGGCAAATCTGACGACATCGCAAAAACGGCAGAGTGGGCTGCGGAGATTTGCGGTATACCCGCGACAAAAATACGCGAACTTGCGGCGATATTTCACCAAAATACCACCATGCTGATGGCCGGATGGGGTATGCAGCGCCAGCAGTACGGCGAGCAGAAACACTGGATGATCGTCACGCTGGCCGCCATGATCGGGCAAATTGGCACGCCTGGCGGTGGTTTTGGACTTTCCTATCATTTTGCTAACGGCGGCAATCCGACGCGTCGCGCCGCAGTGCTTGCTTCAATGCAGGGCAGCGTTAAAGGCGGCACCGACGCGGTGGATAAAATCCCGGTGGCGCGCATTGTTGAGGCACTGGAGAACCCCGATGGTTTTTACCAGCACAACGGTATGGATCGCCATTTTCCTGACATCCGTATGCTGTGGTGGGCGGGCGGGGCAAATTTCACCCATCATCAGGACACCAATCGTTTGATTCGCGCCTGGCAGAAGCCGGAACTGGTGGTGATCTCAGAGTGTTTCTGGACTGCTGCGGCGAAGCATGCCGATATTGTATTGCCCGCCACCACCTCTTTTGAACGTAATGATTTGACCATGACCGGCGATTACAGCAACCAGCACCTGGTGCCGATGAAGCAGGTTGTGCCGCCGCAGGATGAAGCACGCAATGATTTTGATGTCTTTGCCGAACTGAGTGAACGCTGGGAAGAGGGCGGTTATGAGCGGTTTACCGAAGGCAAAAACGAGATGGAATGGCTGGAGACTTTTTACAATATTGCCGGGCAGCGTGGGGCCAGTCAGCAGGTGACGTTGCCGCCTTTCACGACGTTCTGGCAAGCCAATCAGCTCATCGAAATGCCGGAAAATTCCGCCAACGCACAGTTTATTCGCTTTGCTGATTTTCGCCGCGATCCGCAGGCGCATCCGCTGAAAACGGACAGTGGCAAAATCGAAATCTTCTCGCAAAAGATTGCCGGTTACGGCTATGCGGATTGTGCGGGCCACCCGATGTGGCTTGAGCCGGAAGAATGGTTCGGCAATGCTGAACCCGAGCAGCTACAGGTACTTTCGGCCCATCCGGCGCACCGTTTGCACAGCCAGTTGAATTACAGCGCGTTACGCGAACAGTATGCGGTGGCGGATCGCGAGCCGGTGACGATCCACCCGCTGGATGCGAAGGCGCGGGGAATTGCCGAGGGTGACACGGTCAGGGTATGGAATCATCGCGGGCAAATTCTGGCCGGAGCGGTGGTGACGGCAGGCATCAAAGCGGGGGTGATTTGTATTCACGAAGGGGCGTGGCCGGATTTGGACCCGTCCGCCGGTGGCATTTGTAAGAATGGCGCAGTGAATGTGCTGACTTGCGATCTCCCCAGCTCGAGGCTGGGGAATGGCTGTGCGGGCAACACTGCGCTGGCGTGGCTGGAAAAGTACACCGGCCCCGCGCTGACGCTTACGGCGTTTGATCCGCCCGCCAGTTCATAA
- a CDS encoding N-acetyltransferase: MIRQSTPDDLAPILALWMESTIYAHPFIEERYWRESEPIVRDVYMPAAQTWVWEEKGELKGFASIMEERFLGALFVAPAAIRNGIGKALVQHVQQRFPLLSLEVYQKNQSAVNFYHALGFRIEDSAWQEETHHPTWIMNWRADQTP, encoded by the coding sequence ATGATTCGCCAATCAACGCCTGACGATCTGGCGCCGATTCTGGCGCTGTGGATGGAAAGCACGATTTATGCCCACCCGTTTATCGAAGAACGCTACTGGCGCGAGAGTGAGCCCATCGTGCGCGACGTCTACATGCCCGCCGCACAAACCTGGGTTTGGGAAGAAAAAGGGGAGCTAAAAGGCTTTGCCAGCATAATGGAAGAGCGTTTTTTGGGCGCGCTGTTTGTGGCACCAGCGGCCATCAGAAATGGGATCGGCAAAGCGCTGGTGCAGCACGTTCAGCAGCGCTTTCCGTTACTCAGCCTTGAGGTCTATCAGAAGAATCAATCGGCGGTGAATTTCTACCATGCGCTGGGTTTTCGTATTGAAGACAGCGCATGGCAGGAAGAGACACATCATCCCACGTGGATTATGAACTGGCGGGCGGATCAAACGCCGTAA
- the tag gene encoding DNA-3-methyladenine glycosylase I yields MQRCGWVSQDPLYIAYHDKEWGVPETDGQKLFEMICLEGQQAGLSWITVLKKRENYRHAFHHFDPVAVAAMTEDDVERLMLDAGIIRHRGKIQAIIGNARSYLAMAQNGEPFSEFVWSFVDNQPQLTRAASLSDIPTSTPASDALSKALKKRGFKFVGTTICYSFMQACGLVNDHVTDCICYPGGQHDSPINA; encoded by the coding sequence ATGCAGCGTTGCGGCTGGGTCAGTCAGGATCCACTATACATTGCCTATCACGACAAGGAGTGGGGCGTCCCCGAAACCGACGGTCAAAAGCTGTTCGAGATGATCTGCCTGGAGGGCCAGCAGGCGGGATTATCCTGGATAACCGTACTTAAAAAACGAGAAAACTACCGCCATGCTTTTCACCATTTCGATCCTGTCGCCGTTGCGGCAATGACCGAAGACGATGTGGAAAGGCTGATGCTGGATGCCGGTATTATTCGTCACCGCGGAAAAATCCAGGCCATTATCGGCAACGCACGATCATATCTGGCGATGGCGCAAAACGGTGAACCGTTTAGCGAATTCGTCTGGTCATTCGTGGATAACCAACCGCAACTGACGCGCGCCGCCAGCCTGAGCGACATCCCCACTTCAACCCCTGCGTCAGACGCGCTTTCAAAAGCATTAAAAAAACGCGGGTTTAAGTTTGTCGGCACCACCATCTGTTACTCCTTTATGCAGGCATGTGGTCTGGTCAACGACCATGTCACCGACTGTATTTGCTACCCAGGGGGTCAACATGATTCGCCAATCAACGCCTGA
- a CDS encoding autotransporter outer membrane beta-barrel domain-containing protein: protein MIIRNSSGRQRFSLLVSVVVCALFTNTAYGWQQEYIVDAMSGHTAERYTWDSDHQPRYNDILEERIRSTQNVAGPVVNLADQTTLDATSGMSMGWNFPVSRQVTTGPVAAVHYDGSATSTYNEFGDSATSVTQTDPLWHASVSTVGWRVDSQFGDVRPWAQISYNQQFGENIWKAQSGLSRMTATSQDGNWLDVTVGADMLLNPHMAAYAALSQAENSTNNSDYMYTMGVSAKF, encoded by the coding sequence ATGATTATAAGAAACAGTAGTGGTCGCCAGAGGTTCAGTCTTCTGGTGAGCGTCGTAGTCTGTGCGCTGTTTACCAATACGGCCTATGGCTGGCAACAAGAATATATCGTTGATGCTATGTCAGGTCATACGGCTGAACGTTATACATGGGACAGCGATCACCAACCACGCTATAACGACATACTTGAAGAACGCATTCGTTCCACACAGAACGTGGCGGGTCCCGTGGTGAACCTCGCGGACCAAACGACGCTGGATGCGACCAGCGGTATGAGTATGGGCTGGAATTTCCCCGTGTCCAGACAGGTAACAACCGGCCCGGTTGCTGCCGTGCATTATGACGGTTCGGCAACGTCTACCTATAACGAATTTGGCGACAGTGCGACGTCCGTCACACAGACCGATCCGTTATGGCATGCCAGCGTCAGTACTGTGGGCTGGCGAGTCGATTCGCAGTTTGGCGATGTTCGACCGTGGGCGCAAATTAGCTATAACCAGCAGTTTGGCGAGAATATCTGGAAGGCGCAATCGGGCCTCAGCAGGATGACGGCGACAAGCCAGGACGGCAACTGGCTGGATGTTACCGTGGGTGCCGATATGCTGCTCAATCCGCACATGGCGGCGTACGCCGCACTCTCACAGGCGGAAAATAGCACCAATAACAGTGACTATATGTACACCATGGGAGTGAGCGCTAAATTTTAA